The Trichosurus vulpecula isolate mTriVul1 chromosome 3, mTriVul1.pri, whole genome shotgun sequence genome includes a window with the following:
- the LOC118844426 gene encoding zinc finger protein 883-like has translation MRDLIQALEEKSESYQRIAGLPLQDSTLPQVESTDKEDMVPGLLLSKQESVTFEDVAVDFTQEEWKQLDHAQKDLYRDVMLENYTNLISLGHQVSKPDVISKLQQGEEPWIVGREIPRGTCPDWKTSPGIKKSTIKQEEELTQEATMERFTRDGLWFSKLEKSFEWDNQLGWHKGIQEKQLRQMTISHKKPFTGNIGPECNEFGVSFSLSSILITKQRVHIGDHKLRKEGKIFKHNLDSIKHQRIHAGKKQHYECNECEKAFSRHEQLIQHQKIHVVEKPYECNECGKAFSRSTNLVQHQRIHTGEKPYGCNQCGKAFSQRAHLLQHHSTHTGEKPYECIVCGKTFSQNTHLSQHRRIHTGEKPYDCNECGKAFRHLSSLTQHQRIHTGEKPYNCNQCEKTFRRCTELTQHLRIHSGNKPYECIECGKAFSRSTHLNQHQRVHTGEKPYECNECGRTFSSRSSIAQHQRIHTGEKPYECNECGKSFTRSTILAQHQRIHSGEKPYKCKQCGKSFTDKSSIFQHQKVHAREKPYECHECGKCFSQISYLIQHQRIHTGEKPYECNYCGKAFGNRSSIIQHQRIHTGEKPYECSECGKCFNQISYLTQHQRIHTGEKPYKCNECGKAFRWSTHLTRHQKTHVEGKLHKYN, from the exons ATGAGGGATCTGATCCAAGCGCTTGAAGAGAAGAGTGAGAGCTATCAAAGGATTGCTG GCTTGCCTTTGCAGGACTCCACCCTTCCACAAGTGGAAAGCACAGACAAGGAGGATATGGTTCCTGGGCTCCTGCTCTCCAAGCAG GAATCAGTGACATTCGAGGATGTGGCAGTGGACTTCACCCAAGAGGAGTGGAAGCAGTTAGATCATGCTCAGAAGGACTTGTACAGAGATGTGATGCTGGAAAACTATACGAACCTGATCTCTTTGG GCCATCAGGTTTCCAAACCAGATGTGATATCTAAGTTGCAACAAGGAGAAGAGCCCTGGATAGTGGGGAGAGAAATCCCAAGAGGCACCTGCCCAG acTGGAAGACTAGTCCTGGAATCAAGAAATCAACTATAAAGCAAGAAGAAGAATTAACCCAGGAAGCAACAATGGAAAGATTCACAAGAGATGGTCTTTGGTTTTCCAAGTTAGAAAAATCCTTTGAATGGGATAATCAGTTAGGGTGGCATAAGGGAATCCAGGAGAAACAACTGAGGCAGATGACCATCAGCCACAAGAAACCTTTCACTGGGAATATAGGCCCTGAGTGTAACGAATTTGGAGTCAGCTTTAGCCTGAGCTCAATCCTTATTACAAAACAGAGAGTTCATATAGGAGACCATAAACTTCGTAAAgaaggaaagatcttcaaacatAATTTAGATTCAATTAAACATCAGAGAATACATGCAGGGAAGAAACAAcactatgaatgtaatgaatgtgagaaAGCTTTTAGTCGACATGAGCAACTTATTCAGCATCAGAAAATTCATGTTGtggagaaaccatatgaatgtaatgaatgtgggaaagccttcagccgGAGTACAAACCTTGttcagcatcagagaattcatactggagagaaaccatatggaTGTAATCAATGTGGCAAAGCTTTCAGCCAGCGTGCACACCTTCTTCAGCATCACAGtactcacactggagagaaaccttatgaatgtattGTGTGTGGGAAAACCTTCAGCCAGAATACACATCTTAGTCAGCATcggagaattcatactggagagaaaccctatgactgtaatgagtgtgggaaagccttccgTCATCTTTCTTCCCTAACccagcatcagagaattcatacaggagagaagccttataaTTGTAATCAATGTGAGAAAACTTTTAGGCGATGTACAGAGCTTACTCAACATCTTAGAATTCATTCTGGAAATAAGCCCTATGAATGCattgaatgtgggaaagccttcagccgGAGTACACACCTTAACCAACACCAGagagttcatactggagagaaaccctatgaatgcaatgaatgtgggagaACCTTCAGCAGTAGGTCATCCATTGctcagcatcagagaattcatactggagagaaaccctatgaatgcaatgaatgtggaaaatcATTCACCCGAAGTACAATACTTGCACAACACCAAAGaattcattctggagagaaaccatataaatgtaagcAATGTGGGAAATCATTCACTGACAAGTCATCAATTTTTCAGCATCAGAAAGTACATGCTAGAGAGAAGCCCTATGAATGTCATGAATGTGGGAAATGCTTCAGTCAGATTTCATAccttattcaacatcagagaattcatacaggagagaaaccctatgaatgtaattaTTGTGGAAAGGCCTTTGGCAATAGATCATCCATTATacaacatcaaagaattcatactggagaaaagccttatgaatgtagtgaatgtgggaaatgCTTTAATCAGATTTCATACCTTACtcaacaccagagaattcacactggagaaaaaccttataaatgtaatgaatgtgggaaagccttcaggtGGAGTACACACCTTACTCGACATCAAAAAACTCATGTGGAAGGGAAACTTCATAAATATAattaa